The Apis mellifera strain DH4 linkage group LG8, Amel_HAv3.1, whole genome shotgun sequence genome contains a region encoding:
- the LOC551545 gene encoding reticulon-4-interacting protein 1 homolog, mitochondrial: protein MDEIWFHLSNQFETLQIQTSLLVQQGQQWIITWFAQARQVFYKLYNNQNIQNVKEIVQHLLIWIEKTWEYLQFQYYNIHFNITGFYRQIKTFYNNEVSNRELAFCLAGLVVGTLLGYYIRITWEHVPRHMHHIKAIICHHYIGIEGVSMIDDAEMPMIERSNELLVQVKAASVNVVDTKICNGYSKIYRRLLNYGKHKELPVTLGRDCTGVIVGIGQNVINFDIGDEIFLAVPSWAPGTMAEYIVVPESQAVKRPKLFTFEASASLPYSGCLAWDALINRSTIQEGDAKGKRVLIYGGNTPVGCILTQLVKLWGGYVLTICTPNAIPVSKALGADNVISLDNSNIEKELQLHDKFDAIFYTGGQPIDERILKQNLMPYGSYVSTIPEQLISDSLGFIFRSIFAGCVRIKLLVQYVFGFNMHQWKEGSKINTAYLQALCDLADADQLQMVVDRVYGPYNIEQALHHILDPNAIGSTIITFQ from the exons atgGACGAAATTTGGTTTCATCTATCTAATCAATTTGAGACACTTCag attCAAACCTCATTACTTGTACAACAAGGACAACAATGGATCATAACATGGTTCGCTCAAGCACGTCaggttttttataaattatacaataatcaaAACATTCAAAATGTTAAAGAAATTGTACAACATCTACTTATTTGGATTGAAAAAACATGGGAATACTTACAATttcagtattataatatacatttcaatATCACTGGATTTTATAgacaaataaaaactttttataataatgaag tgtcAAATAGGGAACTTGCATTTTGTTTAGCAGGTTTAGTTGTTGGTACTTTACTtggttattatattagaattactTGGGAACATGTGCCTCGTCACATGCATCATATAAAAGCTATTATATGTCATCATTACATTGGTATTGAg GGCGTATCCATGATAGATGATGCAGAAATGCCTATGATAGAAAGGTCTAATGAGTTATTAGTACAAGTTAAAGCAGCCTCTGTTAATGTTGTCGATACAAAAATTTGCAATGGTTATTCTAAGATTTATAGAAGACTTCTTAATTATGGT aaacacaAAGAACTCCCAGTAACTTTAGGTAGAGACTGTACTGGAGTGATAGTAGGTATAGgacaaaatgttattaattttgacaTTGGGGATGAAATATTCTTAGCTGTACCTTCTTGGGCTCCTGGTACAATGGCAGAATATATAGTAGTCCCAGAAAGTCAAGCAGTTAAAAGACCAAAACTTTTTACTTTTGAAGCATCTGCAAGTCTTCCCTATAGTGGATGTTTAGCTTGGGATGCCTTAATTAATAGGTCTACAATTCAAGAGGGCGATGCAAAAGGAAAAcg agtaCTTATATATGGTGGAAATACACCTGTTGGTTGTATTTTAACTCAATTAGTTAAATTATGGGGTGGATATGTACTTACAATATGTACACCAAATGCAATTCCTGTATCAAAAGCCTTAGGAGCAGATAATGTTATATCATtggataattcaaatatagaaaaagaattacaattacatGACAA atttgatGCTATATTTTATACTGGAGGTCAACCAATTGATGAACGTATATTAAAACAGAATTTAATGCCTTATGGTTCTTATGTCTCTACAATCCCTGAACAATTAATATCTGACTCATTaggttttatatttagaagtaTATTTGCTGGATGTGTACGAATAAAGTTACTAGTTcag taTGTATTTGGATTCAATATGCATCAGTGGAAAGAAGGTTCAAAAATTAACACAGCATATTTGCAAGCATTGTGTGATTTAGCTGATGCTGATCAATTGCAAATGGTTGTAGATAGAGTATATGGTCCTTATAATATTGAACAAGCATTACATCACATATTAGATCCTAATGCTATTGGTAGTACTATAATAACATTTCAGTGA
- the LOC412308 gene encoding flap endonuclease 1, translating into MGILGLAKLIADIAPNAIKEQELKHYFGRKIAIDASMCLYQFLIAVRSEGAQLTSVDGETTSHLMGMFYRTIRLVEQGIKPVYVFDGKPPNLKGGELAKRAEKRDEAQKLLQAAEEAGNAEDIEKFNRRLVKVTKEHADEAKQLLKLMGIPYIDAPCEAEAQCAAMVKAGKVFATATEDMDALTFGCNILLRRLTFSEARKMPVQEFHQDKVLEGLELSHDEFIDLCIMLGCDYTNSIKGVGPKRAIELIKTHRTLEKIIENLDTKKFPIPEDWNYKQARLLFQEPEVTDPETIDLKWIEPDEENLVKYLCGDKQFNEERVRNGAKKLHKARNTSTQGRLDTFFKVLPNSTPTKRKIEETKGTTKKTKKNTGKPRGRPK; encoded by the exons atggGTATTTTGGGTTTAGCGAAATTAATAGCAGATATTGCACCAAATGCTATCAAAGAACAAGaattgaaacattattttg gtcGTAAAATAGCTATAGATGCATCTATGtgtttatatcaatttcttatAGCAGTACGTAGCGAAGGCGCTCAACTTACCTCCGTAGATGGTGAAACAACTAg TCATTTAATGGGTATGTTTTATCGAACAATACGTTTAGTAGAACAAGGAATAAAACCTGTATATGTATTTGATGGAAAACCACCAAATTTAAAGGGTGGAGAATTAGCAAAACGAGCTGAAAAGAGAGACGAAGCACAGAAATTATTACAAGCAGCAGAAGAAGCTG GAAATGCAgaagatatagaaaaatttaacagaAGATTAGTAAAAGTTACAAAAGAGCATGCAGATGAAGCTAAACAATTATTGAAGTTAATGGGTATTCCTTATATTGAT gcTCCATGTGAAGCTGAGGCACAATGTGCTGCTATGGTAAAGGCTGGTAAAGTTTTTGCAACTGCTACAGAAGATATGGATGCACTTACTTTTGGATGCAACATTTTACTCAGACGATTAACATTTAGTGAAGCAAGAAAAATGCCTGTACAAGAATTTCATCAAGATAAAGTATTAGAAGGTCTTGAATTAAGTCATGATGaa TTCATTGATCTTTGTATAATGTTAGGTTGTGATTATACAAATAGTATTAAAGGAGTTGGACCGAAAAGAgctattgaattaattaaaacacatAGGAcacttgaaaaaattatagaaaatttggaTACTaagaaatttccaattccTGAAGATTGGAATTACAAACAagctcgattattatttcaagaacCTGAAGTAACAGATCCTGAAACAATTGAT TTAAAATGGATAGAACcagatgaagaaaatttagtaAAGTACCTATGTGgtgataaacaatttaatgagGAAAGAGTAAGAAATGGtgcaaaaaaattacacaaagCACGAAATACTTCCACTCAAGGAAGATTGGATACATTCTTCAAAGTATTACCAAATTCAACTCCTACAAAACGTAAA atagaagaaacaaaaggaaCAACTAAAAagactaaaaaaaatacaggAAAACCACGAGGAAGaccaaaataa
- the LOC726537 gene encoding probable ATP-dependent RNA helicase DDX27 — protein sequence MDNNCDLIKTIVDDQEVPNFSEDSDIENDFQPRKRKKRENKDFDNNFQFLNDVSDYNKDTWNDLNKYIKRKAKTKLDDKIKKIRKGSEHKLYNEIDNESNIDISEIKKIDDELSISEDELKKDIFKIKEKKKKKITKKANEETIDFEEYSNIESHATFHQMNLSRPLLKAITAMNFVHPTPIQAATIPVALMGRDICGCAATGTGKTAAYMLPTLERLLYRPLDGPAISRVLVLVPTRELGVQVYQVTKQLSQFTTIEVGLSVGGLDVKAQEAVLRRNPDIVIATPGRLIDHLKNTPTFSLDSIEVLILDEADRMLDEYFAEQMKYIVKQCSRSRQTILFSATMTEEVKDLAAVSLNKPVKVFIDSNQDVAFNLRQEFIRIRKEREGDREAILAALICRTFHDHVMVFVQTKKQAHRLHILLGLLGIKVGELHGNLTQPQRLENLTKFKNEEIDILLATDVAARGLDISGVKTVINFVMPATMQHYIHRVGRTARAGRVGVSVSLAGEQERSLVKEIIKNAKNPVKNRIIPSDIIDKYYKKLQSLEPDVEKILEEERNERELAKIENQANRAEKLLKNESNKNIQRTWFQTQKERKEEKERLSLTEKQSNKKEKKKPNKEPSNIVEEKKKKAKEPKKETAEDRAKRELEKIAAYQARLAKKQNKLSKIRTIVDDDKFTSNKKVLQKRPRSSFVADLTNTSKKAVKKMRYEANVKKNQNIRKNAKNSNIGKKDRKIFRKR from the exons atggataataattgtgatttaataaaaacaattgttgATGATCAAGAAGTGCCAAATTTCTCTGAAGATTCTGATATCGAAAATGat TTTCAGCCAAgaaagcgaaaaaaaagagaaaataaagattttgataataattttcaatttttaaatgatgttTCCGATTATAATAAGGATACATGGAATGActtgaacaaatatattaaacggAAAGCTAAAACAAAActtgatgataaaattaaaaaaattaggaaaggatctgaacataaattatat aatgaAATAGATAATGAATCCAACATAGATatatctgaaattaaaaaaatagatgatgAATTATCTATATCAGAAGATGAACTTAAAAAAG atatatttaaaattaaagaaaagaaaaagaaaaagattactAAGAAAGCTAATGAAGAAACAATTGACTTtgaagaatattcaaatatagaaTCTCATGCAACATTTCATCAAATGAATTTGTCACGTCCTTTGTTAaag gcTATAACAGCTATGAATTTTGTTCATCCAACACCTATACAAGCTGCTACTATTCCTGTTGCATTAATGGGTCGTGATATATGTGGTTGTGCAGCTACAGGTACTGGTAAAACTGCAGCTTATATGTTACCAACATTAGAAAGATTGTTATATAGACCATTAGATGGTCCTGCTATCTCTCGTGTCCTTGTACTTGTTCCAACAAGAGAACTTGGTGTGCAAGTTTATCAAGTTACAAAACAATTATCTCAATTTACAACAATTGAAGTAGGATTATCTGTTGGTGGTTTAGATGTAAAAGCTCAA gaaGCTGTATTGAGAAGAAATCCAGATATTGTAATTGCTACTCCTGGAAGATTAAttgatcatttaaaaaatacaccaACATTTTCATTAGATAGTATTGAAGTGCTTATTTTAGATGAAGCAGAtag gaTGTTAGATGAATATTTTGCAGAACAgatgaaatatatagtaaAGCAATGTTCAAGAAGTAgacaaacaattttattctcaGCTACTATGACTGAAGAAGTAAAAGATTTGGCTGCTGTATCTTTAAATAAGCCTGTTAAAGTATTTATAGATAGTAATCAAGATGTTGCTTTTAATTTACGCCAAGAATTTATtcg aatacgaaaagaaagggaaggagaTCGAGAAGCAATCTTGGCAGCTCTAATTTGTAGAACTTTTCATGATCATGTTATGGTTTTTGTACAAACGAAAAAACAAGCTCACAGATTACACATTTTATTAGGATTATTAGGTATTaag GTTGGAGAACTTCATGGTAATCTTACACAACCACAACGTctagaaaatttaacaaagtttaaaaatgaagaaatagatattttattagcaACAGATGTTGCTGCAAGAGGATTAGATATTAGTGGTGTAAAAactgtaattaattttgtaatgccAGCCACTATGCAACATTATATTCACag agTTGGAAGAACAGCTAGAGCTGGTCGTGTTGGAGTATCAGTATCATTAGCTGGAGAACAAGAACGTTCTCtagttaaagaaattattaaaaatgcaaaaaatcctgtaaagaatagaataatacCTTCTGATATAATtgacaaatattacaaaaaattacaatctcTTGAACCTgatgtagaaaaaattttagaagaagaacGAAATGAAAGAGAATTAGCTAAGATAGAAAATCAGGCAAATCGcgcagaaaaattattaaagaatgaaagtaataaaaacattcaaaGGACTTGGTTTCAAACtcaaaaagagaggaaagaagaaaaag aaaGACTATCATTAACTGAAaaacaatcaaataaaaaagagaaaaaaaagccaAATAAAGAACCTTCAAATatagttgaagaaaagaaaaaaaaagctaaaGAACCTAAGAAAGAAACAGCAGAAGATAGAGCTAAaagagaattagaaaaaattgcaGCATATCAAGCAAGATTAGctaagaaacaaaataaactaAGTAAAATTCGTACAATTGTAgatgatgataaatttacaTCTAACAAAAAag taTTACAAAAACGGCCTAGATCTTCATTTGTTGCTGATTTAACAAATACAAGTAAAAAAGCTGTAAAAAAAATGCGTTATGA ggctaatgttaaaaagaatcaaaacaTAAGAAAAAATGCAAAGAATTCAAACATAGgaaaaaaggatagaaaaatttttagaaaacgttaa